Genomic segment of Panicum virgatum strain AP13 chromosome 9N, P.virgatum_v5, whole genome shotgun sequence:
GTACAGCCTTCATTCATTCCTTGGCTGGTACTGCATGCAGTCCGGTGTGGCTCCCCCACTGTACCGGCCGGCTGCGCCCTACGTACTGGACCCGTCAGGCGTCAGACTTCTGTCGCCATCCGTACCCATCAGTCTTCCTCAATCCCTGTCCGTGTCCACGCAGCCACCAGCCCACCAGCACTACCACCATGCACGCGCGTATATATACCACCCTTGGCCCCGCCGGCGTCCCGGAACAGCAAGAAGCGCAAGCGCAACACACATCCATCAGGAAGATCATCCGCCGGTACGCGCATCAACTTCCCCAGCAACCAGCATCCAATGGCGGGCCAAGTAATGGAAGCTCATCACCAGGGCCGGCTGCAGGCCCCCGCCGCCATGCCGCCgttcgcgccgctgccgcccgccggcTGCAAGCACGATGTCCACCACCTCACCGCGAAGACGactgcagcggcggcgatggccgtCCCCGGCtccaacgccgccgccaccgtcacggccgccgctgccgacaTGGCCGCCTACCTCCAGCAGCtgcaggacgccgccgccgaggcgagcaagcagcagagcggcggcgcggcgcgcggggagcAGTGCCCGCGGTGCGCGTCGCACGACACCAAGTTCTGCTACTACAAcaactacaacacgtcgcagcCGCGGCACTTCTGCCGCGCCTGCCGCCGTTACTGGACGCTGGGGGGCTCCCTCCGCAACGTCCCCATCGGCGGGTCCACGCGCAAGCGCCCGCGCCtcgcgcaccaccaccaccagccgccggcggcggccaggcgcgcGCCGCTcttcggcctcggcctcggcggccAGGTGCCtcccctgccgtcgccggcgcaggcgcaggcgggcggcctcctcggctcGCTGTTCGCGCTCGGCGCCGCGGGGCCGCTGCTCGAGGGCCCCGCGGCGCCTCTGCTCGAGGGCCGCGGCGCGGGGTTCGACCTCGGCCTCGGGCTGCCAGCCGGCGGGCCcttaggcggcggcggcgaggcggccatgCAAGTGCAGGGCCTCGGGctcaggggaggcggcggcggcggcccagccgGTGCGTCGTCTTCGGGTCTGTTCTGGCCTGCCGGGCTGCTGGACAACGACACCGTGGACACGTGGAAGATGCTGCCCGGCGCCGGGGTCGGTGCAGCAATGTGGCCCGATTTCtccgccgctgctgcggcggcgcatcAGACAGGCGGGCTGCTGCACGGCGGCGCCCAGCTCATGTGAGGGTGCACGCGGCCGTCCACGGCGTGCCGGCTTCGTTCCCCATACAGTACAAGCTATAGGCATGCAGTGGAGCTCTGCTCGTAtgcgtgcgttcgtagtctgttAAATTTTTTGCGTTCAGATGCCCTGCAACCCATGTCCCTTGTTCGTGTCGTGTCCTGTGCGTGTCCTGTTGCCTGTGCTCGACAGGACAGGGCCCTAGCTTGCAGCTTTGGTCCCTTGAGTACGCAGAGTGGCCATCCAGTAATATATATATCTTTGTGCTATACTAGTCCTAATTTTTTGTGTCTCATGTATGCATGTGAATGTGAAGCTTTTATTGTAAAAGCAATTTACAGAGGATTACCAAACTAATTCGCTTTGTTAATCACCCGTGCCAAGGATCAATCCCTGAGCGTGCATAGAAAGATTTGGTCGCTCAGGTCTGCATCGCTATTATTTCTTCAGGGATTCGATCACCTGCATGTGCTGAGGTAGGTGATGGGCCCCGAAATACTAAGAGCAACTCATGGCTTTTATTTGGGTGACTAAATTcacattttatttattttgctcAAATTTCTATCTCCAGCAGGGCCCCTACTTCGGTGACTAAAATGAGGGAGTGACTAAATTTCCTCTCGCACCTCCTCAATTTGG
This window contains:
- the LOC120687772 gene encoding dof zinc finger protein DOF1.6-like, whose amino-acid sequence is MAGQVMEAHHQGRLQAPAAMPPFAPLPPAGCKHDVHHLTAKTTAAAAMAVPGSNAAATVTAAAADMAAYLQQLQDAAAEASKQQSGGAARGEQCPRCASHDTKFCYYNNYNTSQPRHFCRACRRYWTLGGSLRNVPIGGSTRKRPRLAHHHHQPPAAARRAPLFGLGLGGQVPPLPSPAQAQAGGLLGSLFALGAAGPLLEGPAAPLLEGRGAGFDLGLGLPAGGPLGGGGEAAMQVQGLGLRGGGGGGPAGASSSGLFWPAGLLDNDTVDTWKMLPGAGVGAAMWPDFSAAAAAAHQTGGLLHGGAQLM